The Equus przewalskii isolate Varuska chromosome 5, EquPr2, whole genome shotgun sequence genome window below encodes:
- the ARL4C gene encoding ADP-ribosylation factor-like protein 4C codes for MGNISSNISAFQSLHIVMLGLDSAGKTTVLYRLKFNEFVNTVPTIGFNTEKIKLSNGTAKGISCHFWDVGGQEKLRPLWKSYSRCTDGIIYVVDSVDVDRLEEAKTELHKVTKFAENQGTPLLVIANKQDLPKSLPVAEIEKQLALHELIPATTYHVQPACAIIGEGLTEGMDKLYEMILKRRKSLKQKKKR; via the coding sequence ATGGGCAACATCTCCTCCAACATCTCGGCCTTCCAGTCCCTGCACATCGTCATGCTGGGCTTGGACTCGGCCGGCAAGACCACGGTGCTCTACCGGCTCAAGTTCAACGAGTTCGTGAACACGGTGCCCACCATCGGCTTCAACACGGAGAAGATCAAGCTAAGCAACGGCACCGCCAAGGGCATCAGCTGCCACTTCTGGGACGTGGGCGGCCAGGAGAAGCTGCGGCCGCTGTGGAAGTCCTACAGCCGCTGCACGGACGGCATCATCTACGTGGTGGACTCGGTGGACGTGGACCGGCTGGAGGAGGCCAAGACGGAGCTGCACAAGGTGACCAAGTTCGCCGAGAACCAGGGCACGCCGCTGCTCGTCATCGCCAACAAGCAGGACCTGCCCAAGTCGCTGCCGGTGGCTGAGATCGAGAAGCAGCTGGCGCTGCACGAGCTCATCCCGGCCACCACCTACCACGTCCAGCCGGCGTGCGCCATCATCGGCGAGGGCCTCACCGAGGGCATGGACAAGCTCTATGAGATGATCCTGAAACGCAGGAAGTCcctcaagcagaagaaaaagcgGTAA